From the genome of Vicia villosa cultivar HV-30 ecotype Madison, WI linkage group LG2, Vvil1.0, whole genome shotgun sequence, one region includes:
- the LOC131649539 gene encoding uncharacterized protein LOC131649539: MSGYKLWRKEQGWAGFCRVDGNWCSLWNIGAPPRVKHLLWKICRGCLQPRVRLRQHRVSCPASCPFCDNPLEDIWHVLFGREDSMTAGRVAVMIEVIWKNRNNLIWNNESDNFSRLGLHALSSWHEWHLAQESVIRVNNQHASTSLSPPGVGMVKCNVDAGFNISRGTSNWGWCVRNHLGSFVVAGTSWDFGLFPILEMEALALKEAILNVIDLLFDHVIFESDCQRVTQAIQSNHNGISEFSYIISSIKSLLTSFPNFEVKFVKRQANSVAHTLAKVADSWTRRSLFYTNPPYIESLLINNMS, from the exons ATGTCGGGTTACAAATTGTGGAGAAAGGAGCAAGGGTGGGCGGGTTTTTGTAGAGTGGATGGGAATTGGTGTAGTCTTTGGAATATTGGGGCTCCTCCAAGAGTCAAACATTTACTATGGAAAATTTGTAGGGGCTGCCTCCAACCAAGAGTTAGGCTTCGACAACACCGTGTCTCCTGCCCAGCTTCATGTCCGTTTTGTGATAACCCGTTGGAGGATATATGGCATGTTCTTTTTGG CCGAGAGGATAGTATGACGGCGGGGAGAGTTGCAGTAATGATTGAGGTAATatggaaaaatagaaataatCTTATTTGGAATAATGAGAGTGACAATTTTTCTAGACTTGGGTTACATGCTTTATCTAGCTGGCACGAGTGGCATTTGGCTCAAGAGAGTGTCATTCGGGTTAATAACCAACATGCAAGCACGTCTTTGAGCCCACCGGGGGTTGGAATGGTAAAGTGTAATGTTGATGCAGGTTTTAATATTTCCCGTGGTACTTCGAATTGGGGCTGGTGTGTGAGGAATCATTTGGGTTCTTTTGTGGTAGCAGGTACATCGTGGGATTTCGGTCTTTTTCCTATTCTTGAGATGGAAGCGTTGGCCCTCAAGGAGGCTATACTTAATGTCATCGATTTACTATTCGATCATGTTATCTTCGAGAGTGACTGCCAAAGAGTGACGCAAGCTATCCAATCCAACCACAATGGTATTTCCGAGTTTAGTTACATTATTTCTTCTATTAAGTCTTTGTTGACCTCATTTcctaactttgaggtaaagtttgtaaaacgccaagcgaattcggttgctcaTACGTTAGCTAAGGTCGCCGATTCTTGGACTAGGCGTAGTTTATTTTACACAAATCCTCCTTATATTGAATCTTTGTTGATTAATAATATGAGTTAA